AGGAGGATCACGCCCGCCACCATCGGCAAAGCTAAGACCAGCATGTACTTGAACCCCTTGGCAAAGATGCGCGACAGCTCATCCTTGGAGGCCACACTCTCGTGAGACAGGCGTGGGAAAAGGGCGATCATGAAGACCAATGGCACCTGGTTGGTGAAGTTTAACAGCCGGTGTGCCGCGGCATACCACCCCCACACCTCGGGCGGCTTCATCAGAGAGAGCATGACCATGTCCACCCGATTGTAGAGGGTGGTCAGAAAGACCGACAAGCCGAACACCACTGCCCCCCGGAAGATGCGTGTGGACTCCTGATAATCGAAGTAGAGCCTGGGGACAAAGAACTTGCGGCGCAGGATCGCCAAGCCCAAAATGAGGCTCACCATGCCGCCCACGACAAAGGCCCACGACAGCCCGTAGAGACCGAAACCGCGCTTCAGGGCTACCAGGCCAATGGCGAAGATTACCCCCTTTTCCACGATGTTGAGCAGGGCGTCAAACTGCATCTGCTCATGGGCGCGGAACATGGAGCCGCACATGGCGGAGAAGGAGGACAACACCCCGTAGCCCGCGATGATGCTGATGGCTGTAACGGTGCGCCGATCGTAGCCCATGACCAGGCCGACCGCCACCACCAAGAGCACGGCAAGCGGAATGAAGGCCACCTTCATGCCGCTGGCCACGCCAAACAGACGTTGCCCGGTACTGCGCTGGCGAGCCACCTCGCGCACAATCCAGGTATTGATGCCAAAGTCGTCGACCAGAAGGACGAAAAACATCACCGTGGTTGCCAAGGCGTATCGGCCAAAGTCCTTGTCGCCGAGAAAACGACAGGCATAGGCGTACAACACCACGGCCAGGACAAGCCGCACCGCCTGACCAATGGTGACAAACAGCGTGTTTCTCTTCAGACTACCCATTGGCCTCCTTGTCGGAGTGCACCAGGAAGCGCGCCATCGCCAAGTAGTCGAGGTGGCCCAACTGGAAGGCGCGAATGGCATCATAGGGCGAACAGACGATGGGCTCCTCGTGCATGTTGAAACTGGTGTTGATGATCGAATTCAGCCCGGTCCTGCGGTAGTACT
This genomic stretch from Calditrichota bacterium harbors:
- a CDS encoding flippase gives rise to the protein MGSLKRNTLFVTIGQAVRLVLAVVLYAYACRFLGDKDFGRYALATTVMFFVLLVDDFGINTWIVREVARQRSTGQRLFGVASGMKVAFIPLAVLLVVAVGLVMGYDRRTVTAISIIAGYGVLSSFSAMCGSMFRAHEQMQFDALLNIVEKGVIFAIGLVALKRGFGLYGLSWAFVVGGMVSLILGLAILRRKFFVPRLYFDYQESTRIFRGAVVFGLSVFLTTLYNRVDMVMLSLMKPPEVWGWYAAAHRLLNFTNQVPLVFMIALFPRLSHESVASKDELSRIFAKGFKYMLVLALPMVAGVILLADKIIHFFSGPGFENAIPALRVLAVDAGLVFPNMLLAGLFGASNHQNRLVAVQAVGLIANASFNYLLIPRFAHVGAAYATVGTEALVLAACLAFACRRIVVLRGFGYLPKAIGATAVMVAAVWALRGQHVLVAGGAGAVIYGALLLATRAVQVEEVVGLGLFKRNARPAVTTEP
- a CDS encoding carbamoyltransferase is translated as DCTSEMKRKCPAVVHVDNTARPQLVDEKTNPSFYRIIKEYYRRTGLNSIINTSFNMHEEPIVCSPYDAIRAFQLGHLDYLAMARFLVHSDKEANG